GAGGCCTCTAGAAAATGTGGTGCAAATGCTATGATTTTATATATTTGAAGTGTCGTAAAACCTGCGGCTAATAATTTTAAATAGGTATACTGGGCCATATAAATACCTCCTCTTATTGACATTATAAAACGTAAGATAAAGTAAACTTATTACATTTTCATATCTTAATTGTTAGCAAAATGTAAGGAGTAATATTTACTAGCCATTTTTTAAATATTAAAAGCATATATAAAAACGCACAAATTCTGGATGTGCCAGAATTTGTGCTAAACATAATATACTATTGTTTTACAGTTAATAATTGTTCATAAATGCCTGCTTCTTTAGCCGCTTCAATTAGAGTAGTTCCAATTTCTGAAGGAGTATCAGCAGTTTTTACGCCACAATCGTTAAGTGTTTTGATTTTTTCTTCAGCAGTACCTTTACCACCTGAAATAATCGCACCAGCGTGTCCCATACGTTTTCCTGGAGGAGCTGTTTGACCACCAACGAATCCGACAACTGGTTTGTTCATGTTGGCTTTAATCCATTCAGCAGCTTCTTCTTCTGCTGTACCACCGATTTCACCAATCATAACTACTGCGTGAGTTTCATCGTCTTCATTAAATGCTTTTAATACATCGATGAAGTTAGTTCCGTTTACTGGGTCCCCACCGATACCTACAGCAGTTGTTTGACCAATACCTTCTTCAGTTAATTGGTGAACTGCTTCGTAAGTTAATGTACCAGAACGTGATACTACACCTACGTGACCTTTTTTGTGAATGTAACCTGGCATAATACCAATTTTACATTCGTCAGCTGTAATAACACCTGGGCAGTTGGGTCCAACTACGCGAGTCTTTTTGCCTTCTGAATAACGTTTTACTTTAACCATATCTACAACTGGAATGTGTTCAGTGATACAGATAGCCATATCTAATTCTGCATCGATACATTCTAAAATAGCGTCTGCCGCGAATGGTGCTGGTACATATATTACTGATACGTTTGCACCTGTTTCTTCTTTAGCTTCATCTACTGTATTGAATACTGGTACACCTTCTACAACTTGTCCACCTTTACCTGGTGTAACACCTGCAACTATTTGTGTGCCATATTCTAACATTTGTTTAGTATGGAAAAGGGCAGTAGACCCTGTGATACCTTGTACAATTACTTTTGTATTTTTATCTATAAATACACTCATCTTAGTGCTCCCATCCTTTCCTTACGCTTCTTTAACAAGCTTTACAATTTTTTGTGCACCTTCAGCCATAGTAGCGGCTGGTTCGATAGCTAATCCAGATTCTTTAAGAATCTCTTTACCTTCTTTAACATTTGTACCTTCTAAACGTACAACTAATGGTAAAGTAAGGTCTACTTCTTTAACTGCAGCTACGATACCTTCAGCGATAACATCACATTTCATGATTCCACCGAAAATATTTACAAAGATACCTTTAACATTGTCATCACTTAAGATGATTTTAAATGCTTCAGTAACTTTTTCTTTAGTAGCGCCGCCCCCTACGTCTAGGAAGTTAGCTGGATTTCCGCCGAAATGGTTAATTGTATCCATTGTAGCCATTGCTAAGCCTGCACCGTTTACCATACAACCGATGTCGCCATCTAAAGCGATGTATGATAAATCATATTTAGAAGCTTCAATTTCTTTTGGATCTTCTTCTTCTAAATCGCGTAATTCTTGGATATCTTTATGTCTAAACATTGCATTGTCGTCGAAATTAACTTTAGCATCTAATGCTAAAACTTCACCGTCACCAGTAGTTACTAGTGGGTTAATTTCAACGATTGAACAATCTTTTTCTACAAAGACGTTATATAAAGAAATTAAAAATTTCGCAGCTTTATTAATTGATTCTTTAGGAATATTAATATTGAAAGCGATTCTTCTTGCTTGATAAGGTGCTAAACCAGTTACAGGATCAATTGTTTCTTTAAAGATCTTTTCTGGTGTCTTAGCAGCTACCTCTTCAATTTCAGTTCCGCCTTCTTCAGAAGCCATTAACGTAATACGGTCTGTTGCTCTATCGATTACAAATCCTACATAATATTCTTTTTGAATATCGCAGCCTTCTTCAATGTAAAGGCGTTTTACTTCTTTACCTTCTGGTCCAGTTTGATGAGTTACTAATTGTTTACCTAATAACTCATTTGCGTAACTTTCTACTTCAGATAGTGATTTAGCAATTTTAACACCGCCAGCTTTACCTCTACCGCCAGCGTGGATTTGTGCTTTCACCACATATACATCTGAGTTTAATTCTTTAGCTTTCTCTACTGCTTCATCTGCAGTAAATGCTACGCGTCCTTCTGGGACAGCTACGCCCATGGAACGAAAGATTTTTTTGCCTTGATACTCGTGGATATTCATTCTCCATCCTCCTCTTAGGTTAAGTGCATTTCAATTATAAAAAATGTAAGCGCTATTGTAAACTGTTTGACGCTAGTTATTTATAATTTATTTTATTTAATAAGAATTATTAACTATAGATTTAATTGGTTCAAATGTTTTTCGATGTTCTTTTATAACGCCAAATTGTTCTATGCCCTTAAGATGTTCTTTCGTGCCATAACCGACATTATTACTAAATCCGTATCCTGGATAAGTGGCGTCAAGTTGGCGCATATAGTTATCTCTATGTTCTTTTGCGAGTACACTAGCAGCGGCAATCGATACGCTTCGTGCATCACCTTTAATGAGTGATTGTTGAGGTATATCTATATCCAATTCCATTGCATCTACAAGTAAATGTGTTGGTTTGTTAGATAAATTTTCTATTGCACGTGTCATTGCTAATTTAGTTGCTTGGTAAATATTTAACTGATCTATTTCTTCCACAGAAGCAACACCAAAAGCATAATCTAACACTTCGTTTTTTAGTCTATACTCTAATTCTTTTCGCTTACTTGCAGATAATTTTTTGGAATCATTTAACCCTAAAAAGCGGTGTTCTTTATTTAAAATAACGGCACAAGTAACGACAGGACCGGCTAAAGGACCTCTGCCTACTTCATCAATACCACATATCAATGCTTGTGGTGCTGATGCCAAAATATTATTTTCAAACTCTGACATGACCGCGTATTGCTCAATCAATGCTTGTTCTTTTTGTAATTGTTTCTTCCTAGAAACGATGGCATTTTGTACACCTTTACGTTCATCTTGTGCAAATTCGCTTTGATCGATTTCTGCTTCTGTCAATAATTGACGTAACGCTGTTTTGACTTCTGCGATACTCAGTTTAGCCAAGATAATCACGCTCAATTTCGCTAAATATATCAAAGGTATACGTGCCTATTTTTGCATTTCTGATTTCATTAATAATTAACTCAATGACCGCTTCATAATCTACTTCATTGCCTCTTTGTAACATGCCGCGTCTTCGACCTATCGCTTCAAACCATGCTAAATTATCATCATCTTGTGCCACATCCACATTGTAATGCTTCACTAAATTATCATAATCATGTTCTTTTAAAAATTCTAAACCATAGATAGCCACTTCATCTAAATGGACAATACTGTCTTTAATGGCACCCGTAATACTTAATTTTTTACCTACTAATTGATCTTCAAATTTTGGCCATAGTATTCCTGGAGTATCTAACAATTGTAATGATTTACCTATTTTTATCCATTGTTGTTGCTTTGTTACACCCGGTGTATTACCAGTTTTAGCAATCGCTCTATTGGCTAATTTATTTATCAACGTAGATTTACCAACATTGGGTATGCCAACTATCATCGCTCTAATTGCACGCGGTTTTAGACCTTTATTACGTTCTCTTTCAAATTTTTCTTCGGTCGCTTTGATTGCAGCTTGTTCAACTTGTTTGAGATTTTTACCATGCTTGGCATCTACAGCAACTGGATAAAATCCTTGTTCTTTAAAATAAGTTTCCCATTTTTCAAGTTCTGCTAAATTTGCCATATCTTTTTTATTTAAAATAACCACTCTTGGTTTTTGTTGTATTACTTCATCAATCATTGGGTTTCTTGAACTATAAGGAATACGTGCGTCTACAAGTTCAAAAACGACATCGACCTTTTTCAATTGTTCAGTCACTTGTCTTTTGGCTTTGGCCATATGACCTGGATACCATTGAATAACCATAACTTTCACCTTTTCTTAGTTTATATTTTCATTTGCACTATATTAATAAGTGTGAGATGTATCTATTTTATTTTAATATGTAACGCTATAATATGATACCATTTCTATAAGTATTTTAAGTTTAGTAACATCGTTAAAGAATGCGCGTAAATTTTTATCAACTTAATTAGTAAATTTGCTATAAAGCAATCTTTATATATAAAATTTTGTCGGGAGAAACAATTATGAAACGAAAAGTACTGTATTTGATTGTCTTTATTGCCATCGCAATGATTGGCCATAGTTATATTATTTATAGATACATACATGATGGCATACTTTTTACAGGGCCAAATGATGGTTTAGAACAGATGATTCCTATACAAATGTTTTTATACGATCATTGGAGTCACGGGTCATGGTTCTATGCATCTGATTTTGGATTAGGTGGCGATTTTTTCACAGACTTAAGTTACTACTTCTCCACTAATATCTTATTTATTTTCAACGTGATTGGTGTCTTTATTTTACAACATGTCATTCATGTCGACACAAATGATGTAGCTTTTTGGACGGCTAACGCACTAGTTATGTCAATATTCAAATCATTTTTAGCATTAATTGCTACATTTGCTTTTGCCAAATATATCATGCTAAATCGAAAAATTGCGCTATTAGCAGCTTCTTTATTCGTTATTTCGCCATTATATTTTAGATTCACTGTATATTGGCCATTCTTTAGTGATATTTTTATTTTATTACCACTACTATTACTCTCGATTGAAAGATATATTCAACAGAGAAAAATTGGTTTGCTACTAATAGTTATAGTGCTATCGCTAATAAATAATTTTTATTTTGCATATTACCAATTACTAGTGGGTATTATTTATTTAGCAATACGACTTATTTTCAAACATCAGCAAGATATTAAATTGCGCTATCGCGATTATATAACACTATGTATTGTTGCGCTTTTAGGTTTAGGTAGCAGTATGTTTTTCTTTTTCCACGGCATTCAGAGTTACTTAGGTAATAGACGAATTCCATTTAACGGGAACGTTGATTTATTTGAGAAGTTGGATAGTAACACCAATATTTTTTACGATAATTATTTAATTGTCATTCTCTATATAACAATACAAGCACTGTTATCTTTCAAATTATATAAACATTTTTATTTTAGATTGTTTGCTATTTTGACAATTATTACGATTATTGCTAGTTTCCTTCCATTTGTAGATCAACTTTTTAATGGGATGTCTGCACCACAAAAGCGTTGGCATTTCTTGTTAGCTTTCAATGCAGCTATACTAGTAGGCTTGTATGTTAAATACTTCAAAACCATGTCGATTAAAGGTTATTGCATTACTTCACTACCCGCCGTGGCCGTTATTTTTTATAGTGCTTGGTCATATCATAATACTGTTGCTTGGGTTTATTTTGTCCCTGTAGTAAGTTTAGTTGGCTTATTAATACTTTTTGTAAAAGAAAGTTATTTTAGAACAAAACTAACAGTAATTTTTATCATTACACTATTTATCTTAAGTTTATTAGTATCTATTGTATTTATTTATAATCAAATATATTTCCCTGACCATCAACAACGGGCAAATAAAAATTATATAAATGAAAGCATGTATAGCTCACCAATGCAAAGAAACTTAGTGGCTTACATGAACAACCATAAACGCGAAGATGAACGTATTGATTGGCGTGTGAACGAACAAGATAATACGCCGATGTATCAACATTTTAAAGGTATTAGTCTGTACTCAAGCATTTTTAATCACAACATTTTAGACTATTATTATGACGACTTAAAAATCAATATGCGTGAAGAATCAGTCAGTCGTTATCAGTCGACAAATGGCCGTCAAAACATTGCTAGTCTATGGTCTGTGCGTTATTTAATGGTTAAAGATTACCAAGATAATGTACCTCGTTATTTCAAAAAAATTAAGCAAGATGGTCAATATGTTATTTACGAAAATAACTATGTCTTACCAGCAGTTAATATTACTAATCATATTTATGACGCATCAAAATTAACTAATCCGATAGATAGAGAGCATGCCATGATTAAAGGTGTCGTTATGAATAATGCAGGTAAAACATGGCAACATCCTGCTCAAAATTTAATCTCACAAAGTAAAATCAAGACAAAGCATATGAAATTATTACCTAAATATCATATTCAAGTTAAAGATAATTCAGGTGAATATGTAATTCATGTCCCTAAGAAAATAACAAAGCGCTATAAAGATTTTTATTTAACACTTAAAGTAAAAAGAGGATTACCTGATAGTAACTATACGGTGAACGTAAATGGTTATATTAACAATCGTTTGTTTAATAACTCAACGTATAAAACAGGCGTCGATACACAATTATATAAAACACAACCAGACAACAATGGCGATATTCATGTCAATGTAATGCCACGTGGTAACTATAAATTAGCAATCAAAAGTTTATATGGAGAAGATTATAAAGATTTAAAATCTGCTGCAAGACGCGACAGTCATATAAACACATATAAAGATATCAATGATGGAATTAAAGTAAACCTCAACCAACATAAAAGCGGCATAGCAAGTATTAATATACCTTATCGCAAAGGAATGCATGCCTATGTAGATCATAAATCAGTCACGCCTAAAAAAATAAACTATATGATGACAGGTGTGCCAGTTCATAAAAATGATAAAACCATTATTATTAAATATCGTCCACCTTATTGGTATACGATGTGTATCTTATCATTTATATTTATAATTTTTAGTTATTGCTTTTGGAAAGTTTATCATAACAAGCATTCTTAATATTTAAATAAAAAGGAGCCTTTGAAATGAGGAATTGTACATGTTAAACCGTCTTTGGTCTAATAAGATAACACGATTTATCTGTATTTTAGTGATGGGGATAATTGTGACTATGCTTATTTTCACCCCATATATTGTCAGATATTTTAAAGATGGCATAATTTTCAGTGGTTTCGGTGATGGTGTCAGACAGATGATGCCATTCCAAATGTATCTTTATCATCATTTTATTCATTTCGATAGCTTTTATGACCATTCCTTTGGTCTAGGTGGCGATTATATAAAAGATCTTTCTTATTATTACACTACGTCACCTCTCACTTATATTAATTTTATTTGTATATGGATATGTAGCCAAATATTTAACCTACATCCTAATAACATTATGTTCTGGCCTGGAAATCAACTTATCGTGGCTATTGCAAAAACTGTAGTTACATTTATGTTAGCTTTTTACTATTTTAATTATTTACAATTTAAAAAAGCTTCTACTTTTATTGCAGCATTATTATACAGTGGCTCAACAATAGTGATTTATTTTAATTTCACTTGGTCATTCTACGGTGATTTATTAATATTTTTACCCTTATCGTTATACGGTATGGAACGTTATTTTAAAGAAAAAAAGTTAGGCTTATTTATTTTTGCAGTCGCATTAACTCTATTCTCTAATTTTTACTTTAGCTATTTCGAAGCGCTAGTGTTATTTGGTTATTTTGTATATAGAGTAATCTGGAAACATCAACAAGATATTGTAACTAGAAAACAAAAAGTAGTGACACTAATAGTTGCTGCCTTATTAAGTTTAATGTCAGCTAGTTGGGGATTTTATACAAGTGTTTCATCATTCTTTGCAAACAACCGTAAACAAAATCCTGATTTCCATATTCCAGCATTTACTGATTTTGAACGCCAAACCCATTTTTTCTCTAATGGCTTTTATATAACAGTTACAATTTTTGCATTAGTAGCATTATTATCGTTTCAATTGTATCGACATTACTACTATCGTTTATTCGCCATATTCACTTGGATTATGCTAATTGGTTCTTTAACACCTTATTTTGATAGTTTATTTAATGGCTTCGCTACGCCAGAGAGACGTTGGATATACGTTTTCGCATTAACTACTGGCGCTTTAATTGGTCTATTTATCCATTATCTTAGAGAGATAACTTTACGTGCTTATCTTTTAGCATGTACGCCAGTCATAATAGCAATCATTATCGCTCATATTTTAATTCACCATGAAAAATTAACTTGGATGTACGTATGTCTACTAATTATGTTATCTCTAGGACTAATTATTGCTCGTAAGAACTTATTAGATAAGCGCTGGCCACTTGCTATAGTAATTGTGTTATTTATGGCTCAACAAGCGATTTTAGTCAACAATCATCGCTTTAATAATTTAAGGAAATATGAGACAACATTTTCAGCATTAAAAAGTCCACAATACCATAATGCTACACTTGCTAAATCAATCCATAAAATAAATGAGTCACATCGACAAGATCCATTCAATCGAATTGATTTTATGACGACTTTTTCACTGAATACACCACTCATCTATCGCTTTAATGGCATTTTATTATATTCAAGTATTATCGATGGAAAAATATTGGATTACTACGATAAAACAATGCAAATTAATATGCCGACAGATACTAATAGCACATATCGCTTGTTATCCAATCGTGCCAATTTAATGGCTTTATGGAATGTTCAAGATCGTATTAAAAAAACGAATGATCCAAACTTACCTTACGGCTTTAAATATACTAAAAAGATTAAGCCGAACAAGCACACGCAATTCTTGCATAGTAAAAATACGATTGATTATCCGAGTGCGCATATTACAAATAAGGTCTATAATACGCGTGACTTAAAGTCACCATTAGATAGAGAGCAAGCAATGTTACAAGGTGTAACTCTAACGAATAATCACAAAGCAAACACTAACTTTAAGCCGAATAAAAATTTATTATCTTCGGCGCATGTATCTTATATCAATGCACATAAAACGAGCAATGATACATTGATAGTTACTAAAAATAATGGTGGTATTCAATATAAGCTACCTGCACATCTAGCTCACAAATATAAAGACATGTATATTTCAATGGACTTAGTATTACAAGCGCCTGATAAACGACATAAGATAGCTTTAAATGAATATTCTCAACAACGCAAAGAACTCACATATAAATATCGACGAGTAGTAAAACCAATTACAATCAGAGTAAAAGCGAATGAAAACTCAAACATTAAACTGCCTAAAGGTAAATATAACTATAAAATACACGGTATTTATGGTGAAGATTATAAAACATTACGAACAAGCGCAAAATCACTTACTAAAATTAAAGTTTCACAACAACGAAATGGCTATACATTGACTAACAATCAGCACCGTAAAGGTTATATTGTACTTCCAATTCCTTTCAGAGATGGTATGAAGGCAAGTGCAGATGGGAAATCTATTCCTGTTACGAAAGGCAATGGTATAATGACTGTGATACATGCCAAACATGGCGAACAGCAAATTAAACTGACTTATCAACCACCACTGCTATGGCCTTTAATATGTATTAGCATTATTGGTATAGTAGCTAGCGTTTTATTTGTAAGATCAGTGAAAAGACATTAATTAAAAGCACTGTTGCTATAAAGATAGCAACAGTGCTTTTATTTATTATTTTAAACTTTATGCTTCGTAAAATTCATTAAAGACTTCGTCTAAATTTGTTTTGGCTTTGTTTATAACATCATCTTCACTCATTATTGAAGTCCCCTCAGCTCGAGCTATATAAAATGCATCGAAGCCCATTATTTCTTCGAACATTTCTTTTAAATAGTAATAAGAGAATTCAAGTGGTGTATAACGATCATTGTTTGTATATACTGTACCACTTGCTTGTAGTAATAAAGCTTTATAATTATCAGTCATTAAACCTACAGAACCATCTTCAGTATATTTAAATGTTTCTCTTGCTAACATAATATTATCCATATAATCTTTCATTCTTGAAGTGATATTAAAGTTATGAAGCGGAGAAACAATTACAATGCGCTGGCATCTTTTAAATTGAGTAAGTAAATTTGACGAAGTATCGGCTATTATTTGTTCTTCTTCTGTTAAAGGTTGATTAGCATTTTGTTTACCCCATATTTTTAATAATTGTGTTTCTTCAATTCTAGGAAGTTCCATATCATATAAATTTAAAACTTCAGGCGCTTCATTAGGAAATGCCGTTGTGAATTTTTCCATAAATAGATCTTTTAATTTAGCCGAAAAAGTATTGTTATTTTTAAAATCAGGATGTGCGTTAATAATTAGTGTGTGCATTAAGATATTCTCCTTTTAATATGATATTATTATCATAAATCTTAAAGGTGTCATTTTACGGCACCATTGAAAGGAAAATTTATGAATAAAGCTGAGCGCTTAAACCGAGAACTCATTTATCTAAGTAATAAACATACTTTTCATTTAAAAGATATAATGGAAGAATTTAATATTTCAAAAAGAACGGCACTTAGAGACATAGCAGAACTTGAAAGTATGGGCGTCGGCCTTTATGTTGAAAGCGGTAGATACGGTGGCTATAAGATTATTAATCAGAATTTGTTAACACCCATTTATTTTAATAAAAATGAAATTTTAGCAATTTTCTTTGCATTAGATGCATTAAAATTACTTTCAAGTACACCCTTCAAAAAATCATATAAGCAAATTCGTGATAAATTGTACTCTACGATTCCTAATAATTTAAAAAGTGACGTCCAAAACACGTTAAATGTGATTCAATATTACAATGCATACCTATTAACCAATCAGATATCTTAGCAGATATTTTAAGTTCAATACTTAATCAAAATACGATAACTATAACTTACACTCAATTTACTTATAAAGAGCTAGAAGTACAAGCTTATGAATTATTATATAGAAATGGAATTTGGTTCTTCGAAGCTTACAATATTACTGAACAAAAATGGGGTATATTTAGATGTGATTACATACAACAAATGGTAATCAATAATGAACAAGAAGTATCACTTTCTAGAGAAAAGTTGGAAGAATTAAAATTTATGGACGAGCAAGCTTATCAAAATATATTTTTTAAATGTGAATTAAATTATGCTGGTGTGGAAACGTTTATGAAAAATCACTATCCTAATATGGAGTTAAAATATGAAAACGATACGCCATTTATCATAGGTAAATATAGTGATGATGAATTAAACTATATGACTCATTATTTATTAACTTTAGGTGAAAATGTAAAAATCATCTATCCCCAACAATTAAAAGAAAATTATTTAAATCAGTTACATGCGATGATTGAACGCTACAATTAATTTCCTATAAAAAGATATAAAAAAAGAGCCTTAAAATTAAGGCTCTTTTGCTTGTAGAAAAGCTGATTAGCGAATTTCTGGAATTCTAGCAGCTTTACCACGTAAATTACGTAAGTAGTATAATTTAGCACGACGTACTTTACCGCGACGTTTAACTTCGATTTTTTCGATTTTAGGAGTGTGTAATGGGAAAGTTCTTTCCACACCAACACCTGAAGAAATTTTACGTACAGTGAAAGTTTCTGAAATGCCTCCACCACGACGTTTAATTACTACACCTTCGAATACTTGGATACGTTCGCGAGTACCTTCAATAATACGTACGTGTACTCTTAAAGAGTCACCTGCACGGAAAGAAGGTAAATCAGTGCGTAGTTGTGATTTAGTTACTGCTTCAATCAATTTGTGATTAGTCATTTTCTATTCTCTCCTTCAACCTATGTTCTTGCCTAGACAAATATATAGCAGCGGATCATAGTGATTTTTCGTGTATCGCACACTTGAATTATGTTAGCACATTGTTCGTAGTTTTTCAATTAGTTTTTAAATTTCTAGACAAAACAATGTAAATCAGTTTTGAAAACCCAAATAGTAATTAAAACTATTCATCCGATGATTTTCTAAAACCATAAAATGGTCTAAATTTATGTTTTTCATAATATGTAGTCGAACTTTTCGTAGCCAATAGTTCAATTCTAGTTGTGGGATATTGTCGACGTGCTTCATTTATTAAAGCTTGCCCCACCCCGTTACTTCTATACGACATTTTAACAAGTAATTCACATATAAATAAAGTAATAAATTGATCTGTAATTGTTCTAATATAGCCTAGCACATTACTTTCATTATCTACAGCAACATAAGCATTTGACTGATTTAAAGCATTTTTAAACGTTGCTTTATGTTCAACAAGATTACGCCAACCTTCTTCACTGTTCAATTTATTAATTTCATCAAAATATTTATCGTCGTAAGGTACTATATTGAAGTCTATTACCATTGTCGTTTCACCCTAAATATTTGATATTACTTAGATGACTGCTTGTTATGATTTTCTATAACCTTTTTATCTGCTTGAGTAAGCTCATAATGTTCTAATAAGTCAGGACGCTTGTCGTATGTTCTAATAATCTTTTGTTCATGTCTCCAACGTTCAATATTGGCATGGTTACCAGATAATAGAACGTCTGGCACTTTATAGTTTTTAAACTCTCTTGGTCTAGTATACTGTGGGAATTCTAATAATCCATCTTGGAATGAATCATCCTCATGTGATTGTTGGTTCCCTAACACACCTGGTATAAGTCTGACGATTGCATCTGTCATGGTCATAGCAGGCAGTTCACCGCCAGTTAATACGTAATCTCCCATAGATATCTCATCAGTAACGAGATGCTCCCTAATACGTTCATCATAGCCCTCATAATGACCACATATAAAGACGAGATGTTCTGACTCACTTAACTCTTCCGCAATTTGCTGACTAAATGGTCTCCCTTGCGGACACATTAATATAACGCGTGTATTTTCATTATGGTCAATCGATTCCATTGCATTAAAGACAGGTTCAGGTTTTAACACCATACCCTGTCCGCCACCGAATGGATAATCATCAACTTGTTGATGTTTGTTTTGTGCGAAGTCTCTAAAATTAATCGTATTAACAGATAGTACATTTTTATCTTGTGCTCTTTTTAAAATCGAATGATTTAACACACCATCAAACATTTCTGGAAATAATGTTAAGTAATCTATGCGCATTAATCTAACAGTCCTTCCATTGGAGTAATTACGATTTTTCTACCTTCAACATCTACGGATTTAACAACATCAGCAATATAAGGTATTAAATATTCTTTATCACCTTTAACCACCCAAACATCATTTGCGCCAGTTTCAAATATTTCTATCACTCGACCTATAGGTGTATCTTGTTCATCGAAAACTGTACAGCCTATAATATCGGAATAATAATACTCATTTTCGGCTAATTCAATATCTTCATGTTCACGTTCTTGAAGTAACACTTCATTTTTTAAATATTCAATGTCATTAATATTATTAATCCCTTCAAATTTCAACATGTGAAAACCTTTATGAACTCGATAAGAGGCAATAGTTAATTCCATAACTTCACCGTTACGTTCAATTGTCAGTACTTCTCCTGGTTGAAAACGGGTTTCAGTAAAATCAGAATTTGATTTTACTTTGACCTCTCCTTTAATTCCATGTGTATTTACTATAGTGCCAACTTCAACTTTCATATTTTTTCCTCCGTAAATAAAACGCTATATATTCAAGTACATTTTAATAAAATAATCATATAAATTATACCATTATGTTAAAACTTTGAATATGTACTATATATAAAATAAATGGAGCGAGAAAAATCTTTTAAAAAATGATTTTGTATCCTCGCCCATGCATAAATGACTAGAGTTTAAAAAAATTGATTCAATCACATTTCCAATTCAATCATCTACTGAC
The Staphylococcus kloosii genome window above contains:
- a CDS encoding ribonuclease HII; translated protein: MAKLSIAEVKTALRQLLTEAEIDQSEFAQDERKGVQNAIVSRKKQLQKEQALIEQYAVMSEFENNILASAPQALICGIDEVGRGPLAGPVVTCAVILNKEHRFLGLNDSKKLSASKRKELEYRLKNEVLDYAFGVASVEEIDQLNIYQATKLAMTRAIENLSNKPTHLLVDAMELDIDIPQQSLIKGDARSVSIAAASVLAKEHRDNYMRQLDATYPGYGFSNNVGYGTKEHLKGIEQFGVIKEHRKTFEPIKSIVNNSY
- a CDS encoding YfhO family protein, which codes for MKRKVLYLIVFIAIAMIGHSYIIYRYIHDGILFTGPNDGLEQMIPIQMFLYDHWSHGSWFYASDFGLGGDFFTDLSYYFSTNILFIFNVIGVFILQHVIHVDTNDVAFWTANALVMSIFKSFLALIATFAFAKYIMLNRKIALLAASLFVISPLYFRFTVYWPFFSDIFILLPLLLLSIERYIQQRKIGLLLIVIVLSLINNFYFAYYQLLVGIIYLAIRLIFKHQQDIKLRYRDYITLCIVALLGLGSSMFFFFHGIQSYLGNRRIPFNGNVDLFEKLDSNTNIFYDNYLIVILYITIQALLSFKLYKHFYFRLFAILTIITIIASFLPFVDQLFNGMSAPQKRWHFLLAFNAAILVGLYVKYFKTMSIKGYCITSLPAVAVIFYSAWSYHNTVAWVYFVPVVSLVGLLILFVKESYFRTKLTVIFIITLFILSLLVSIVFIYNQIYFPDHQQRANKNYINESMYSSPMQRNLVAYMNNHKREDERIDWRVNEQDNTPMYQHFKGISLYSSIFNHNILDYYYDDLKINMREESVSRYQSTNGRQNIASLWSVRYLMVKDYQDNVPRYFKKIKQDGQYVIYENNYVLPAVNITNHIYDASKLTNPIDREHAMIKGVVMNNAGKTWQHPAQNLISQSKIKTKHMKLLPKYHIQVKDNSGEYVIHVPKKITKRYKDFYLTLKVKRGLPDSNYTVNVNGYINNRLFNNSTYKTGVDTQLYKTQPDNNGDIHVNVMPRGNYKLAIKSLYGEDYKDLKSAARRDSHINTYKDINDGIKVNLNQHKSGIASINIPYRKGMHAYVDHKSVTPKKINYMMTGVPVHKNDKTIIIKYRPPYWYTMCILSFIFIIFSYCFWKVYHNKHS
- the sucD gene encoding succinate--CoA ligase subunit alpha, which encodes MSVFIDKNTKVIVQGITGSTALFHTKQMLEYGTQIVAGVTPGKGGQVVEGVPVFNTVDEAKEETGANVSVIYVPAPFAADAILECIDAELDMAICITEHIPVVDMVKVKRYSEGKKTRVVGPNCPGVITADECKIGIMPGYIHKKGHVGVVSRSGTLTYEAVHQLTEEGIGQTTAVGIGGDPVNGTNFIDVLKAFNEDDETHAVVMIGEIGGTAEEEAAEWIKANMNKPVVGFVGGQTAPPGKRMGHAGAIISGGKGTAEEKIKTLNDCGVKTADTPSEIGTTLIEAAKEAGIYEQLLTVKQ
- the sucC gene encoding ADP-forming succinate--CoA ligase subunit beta — encoded protein: MNIHEYQGKKIFRSMGVAVPEGRVAFTADEAVEKAKELNSDVYVVKAQIHAGGRGKAGGVKIAKSLSEVESYANELLGKQLVTHQTGPEGKEVKRLYIEEGCDIQKEYYVGFVIDRATDRITLMASEEGGTEIEEVAAKTPEKIFKETIDPVTGLAPYQARRIAFNINIPKESINKAAKFLISLYNVFVEKDCSIVEINPLVTTGDGEVLALDAKVNFDDNAMFRHKDIQELRDLEEEDPKEIEASKYDLSYIALDGDIGCMVNGAGLAMATMDTINHFGGNPANFLDVGGGATKEKVTEAFKIILSDDNVKGIFVNIFGGIMKCDVIAEGIVAAVKEVDLTLPLVVRLEGTNVKEGKEILKESGLAIEPAATMAEGAQKIVKLVKEA
- the ylqF gene encoding ribosome biogenesis GTPase YlqF, with product MVIQWYPGHMAKAKRQVTEQLKKVDVVFELVDARIPYSSRNPMIDEVIQQKPRVVILNKKDMANLAELEKWETYFKEQGFYPVAVDAKHGKNLKQVEQAAIKATEEKFERERNKGLKPRAIRAMIVGIPNVGKSTLINKLANRAIAKTGNTPGVTKQQQWIKIGKSLQLLDTPGILWPKFEDQLVGKKLSITGAIKDSIVHLDEVAIYGLEFLKEHDYDNLVKHYNVDVAQDDDNLAWFEAIGRRRGMLQRGNEVDYEAVIELIINEIRNAKIGTYTFDIFSEIERDYLG